From Balaenoptera acutorostrata chromosome 8, mBalAcu1.1, whole genome shotgun sequence, the proteins below share one genomic window:
- the STK11IP gene encoding serine/threonine-protein kinase 11-interacting protein isoform X3, translated as MTTAPRDSLVWKLAGLLREYGDAVLSGRSTLSLLTATLQQLNHVFELHLGPWGPGQTGFVALPSHPADSPVILQLQFLFDVLQKTLSLKLVHVPGLGLPGPIKIFPFKSLRQLELRGVPLHCLHGLRAIYSQLETLICSRSLQALEELLSACGGDLCSALPWLALLSADFSYNTLTALDSSLRLLSALRFLNLSHNQVQDCEGFLRDLSELCHLDISYNHLRLVPRMGPSGAALGTLILRGNELQSLHGLEQLRNLRHLDVAYNLLERHRELSPLWLLAELRKLCLEGNPLWFHPEHRAATARCLSPRARDAAAGFLLDGKALSLTDFQTSPSSGLGPMAPPLPWPVGSTTETSGGPDLSDSPSSGGVVAQPQLRKVKSRVRVRRASISEPSDTDPEPRTLDPSPAGRFVQQHRELELMNSFRDRFGRDWLQYRNHLEASGPAALGTRPPDAPSPEAVRGPPPPEKGSPQEEAEAVRVEPEPQEEEELEEGEEEGGKEEEEEEQSELEVELCRPMLVCPLEGPGGLRGRECFLWVTAGHLFEVELQAARTLERLELQSLEAAEIEAETQTQSEPVPEGSDPHPGGPVLVLRFSYICPDRQLRRYVVLEPDAQAAVQELLAVLSPAATLGKHQLGEARDPPGGRLQCLRCGHEFKPEEPRSGLDGEEGWRPLFRKTESPAVCPNCGSDHVVLLSPGTPSGEQGQGEQSPAPSQSPSPGHSPPGHSAYSTRAGSAPSQAPASRDRHSWSLSPPPERCGLRSVDHRLRLFLDVEVFTDAQEEFQCCLKVPLVLAGHPGEFLCLTVVSDHRLYVLKVTGEIRGPPAGWLQPTLAIPLQDLSSIELGLAGQSLRLEWAAGAGGCVLLPRDARHCRAFLEELTDVLQSLPPTRRSSVSATEEEVTPKHRLWPLLETDPSLEPLRFFYLRAFLVEDEDPIGSQAEPPLAAASGEASEKAPAPGPGPLVRVREQQPLSSLSSVLLYRGAPDDLRLVFYDEVSRLESFWALHVVCPEQLTALLAWIREPWEELFSIGLRTVTQEALDLDQ; from the exons ATGACTACCGCCCCGCGGGACTCCCTGGTGTGGAAGCTCGCTGGGCTGCTGCGTGAGTACG GGGATGCGGTCCTGTCTGGCCGTAGCACCCTGAGCCTGCTCACTGCCACACTGCAGCAGCTGAACCACGTATTTGAGCTGCACCTGGGGCCATGGGGCCCTGGCCAGACAGGCTTTGTGGCTCTGCCTTCCCACCCCGCCGACTCCCCCGTCATCCTCCAGCTTCAATTCCTCTTCGATGTGCTGCAGAAAACGCTTTCACTCAAG ctggtCCATGTCCCAGGTCTTGGCCTCCCAGGGCCCATCAAAATCTTTCCATTCAAGTCCCTTCGGCAGCTGGAG CTCCGAGGTGTCCCCCTCCACTGCCTCCATGGCCTCCGTGCCATCTATTCCCAGCTGGAGACCCTGATTTGCAGCAGGAGCCTCCAGGCATTAGAG GAGCTCCTTTCAGCCTGCGGTGGTGACCTCTGCTCCGCCCTGCCCTGGCTGGCGCTGCTCTCTGCCGACTTCAGCTACAACACTCTGACTGCCTTAGACAGCTCGCTG CGTCTCTTGTCAGCTCTGCGCTTCTTGAACCTGAGCCACAATCAGGTCCAGGACTGTGAGGGTTTCCTGAGG gacTTGTCTGAGCTCTGCCATCTGGACATCTCCTATAACCATCTGCGTCTGGTGCCGAGAATGGGACCCTCGGGGGCTGCTCTGGGGACCCTGATACTGAGAGGCAATGAGCTCCAGAGCCTGCACG gcctggagCAGCTGCGGAACCTGCGGCACCTGGATGTGGCCTACAACCTGCTGGAACGACACAGGGAGCTGTCGCCGCTGTGGCTGCTGGCTGAGCTCCGCAAG CTCTGCCTGGAGGGGAACCCTTTGTGGTTCCACCCTGAGCACCGAGCGGCCACCGCCCGGTGCTTGTCTCCCCGTGCCAGGGACGCTGCTGCTGGG TTCCTTCTTGATGGGAAGGCCTTGTCACTGACTGATTTTCAG ACCTCCCCATCCTCAGGGCTTGGCCCCatggccccacctctgccctgGCCGGTGGGGAGTACCACGGAAACCTCCGGCGGCCCTGACTTGAGTGACAGCCCCTCGTCGGGGGGCGTTGTGGCCCAGCCCCAGCTTCGTAAGGTTAAG AGCCGAGTCCGTGTGAGGCGGGCGAGTATCTCGGAACCCAGTGATACGGACCCGGAGCCCCGGACTCTGGACCCCTCCCCAGCTG GGCGGTTTGTGCAGCAGCATCGGGAGCTGGAGCTCATGAACAGCTTCCGGGACCGCTTTGGCCGTGACTGGCTGCAGTACAGGAATCACCTGGAGGCCTCCGGGCCCGCTGCCCTCGGCACCCGGCCTCCGGACGCCCCGAGCCCAGAGGCTGTGCGCGGCCCTCCGCCCCCTGAGAAGGGGTCTCCACAGGAGGAGGCAGAGGCGGTCAGGGTGGAGCCGGAGccgcaggaggaggaggagctggaggagggagaggaggagggaggaaaagaggaagaggaggaggagcaaaGCGAGCTGGAGG TGGAGCTCTGCCGCCCCATGTTGGTGTGTCCCCTggaggggcctgggggcctgCGGGGCAGGGAATGCTTTCTCTGGGTCACTGCTGGCCACCTGTTTGAGGTGGAGCTCCAAGCAGCTCGAACCCTGGAACGGCTTGAGCTCCAGAGTCTGGAGGCAGCTGAGATAGAGGCTGAGACCCAGACCCAGAGCGAGCCGGTGCCCGAG GGCTCAGATCCACACCCTGGGGGCCCCGTCCTCGTTCTCCGCTTCTCCTACATCTGCCCCGACCGGCAGTTGCGTCGCTATGTGGTGCTGGAGCCAGATGCCCAGGCGGCTGTCCAG GAGCTGCTGGCTGTGTTGAGCCCAGCAGCCACCTTGGGGAAGCATCAGCTTGGGGAGGCGAGGGACCCACCCGGCGGCAGACTCCAGTGTCTGCGCTGTGGCCATGAGTTCAAGCCAGAGGAGCCCAGGTCAGGACTGGACGGTGAGGAAGGCTGGCGGCCTCTGTTCCGGAAGACGG AATCGCCTGCTGTGTGTCCAAACTGTGGTAGTGATCACGTGGTTCTCCTGTCCCCTGGAACCCCCAGTGGAGAACAGGGACAGGGAGAGCAATCGCCAGCCCCCTCGCAGTCCCCGAGCCCCGGCCACAGCCCTCCTGGCCACAGTGCCTACAGCACCAGGGCCGGCAGTGCCCCATCTCAGGCACCGGCCTCCCGTGACCGCCACAGTTGGAGCCTCAGCCCCC CCCCTGAGCGCTGTGGCCTCCGCTCTGTGGACCACCGACTCCGGCTCTTCCTGGACGTCGAGGTGTTCACCGATGCCCAAGAGGAGTTCCAGTGCTGCCTCAAG GTGCCACTGGTGTTGGCAGGGCACCCTGGGGAGTTTCTGTGTCTCACGGTTGTGTCTGACCACAGGCTGTACGTGTTGAAGGTGACAGGGGAGATCCG CGGGCCTCCGGCTGGCTGGCTGCAGCCGACCCTGGCCATTCCCCTGCAGGATCTGAGTAGCATAGAGCTGGGCCTGGCAGGACAGAGCCTGCGGCTGGAGTGGGCGGCTGGGGCAGGTGGCTGTGTCCTGCTGCCCCGAGATGCCAGGCACTGCCgggccttcctggaggagctTACGg ATGTCTTGCAGTCTCTGCCCCCCACCCGGAGGAGCAGCGTCAGCGCCACGGAGGAGGAGGTGACCCCGAAGCATCGGCTCTG gccgTTGCTAGAGACAGACCCTTCCTTGGAGCCTCTCCGGTTCTTCTATCTTCGGGCATTCCTGGTTGAAG ATGAGGACCCTATAGGGTCCCAGGCGGAGCCCCCTCTTGCAGCGGCATCGGGCGAAGCCTCTGAGAAGGCCCCAGCCCCCGGGCCAGGCCCTTTGGTGCGTGTCAGGGAGCAGCAGCCGCTCAGCAGCCTGAGCTCCGTGCTGCTGTATCGCGGGGCCCCGGACGACCTGCGGCTGGTCTTCTACGACGAG GTGTCCCGGCTGGAGAGCTTTTGGGCACTCCATGTTGTGTGTCCGGAGCAGCTGACGGCCCTGCTGGCCTGGATCCGGGAGCCCTGGGAGGAGTTGTTTTCCATCGGACTCCGAACTGTGACCCAAGAGGCTCTAGACCTTGACCAGTGA
- the STK11IP gene encoding serine/threonine-protein kinase 11-interacting protein isoform X4 yields MTTAPRDSLVWKLAGLLREYGDAVLSGRSTLSLLTATLQQLNHVFELHLGPWGPGQTGFVALPSHPADSPVILQLQFLFDVLQKTLSLKLVHVPGLGLPGPIKIFPFKSLRQLELRGVPLHCLHGLRAIYSQLETLICSRSLQALEELLSACGGDLCSALPWLALLSADFSYNTLTALDSSLRLLSALRFLNLSHNQVQDCEGFLRDLSELCHLDISYNHLRLVPRMGPSGAALGTLILRGNELQSLHGLEQLRNLRHLDVAYNLLERHRELSPLWLLAELRKLCLEGNPLWFHPEHRAATARCLSPRARDAAAGFLLDGKALSLTDFQTSPSSGLGPMAPPLPWPVGSTTETSGGPDLSDSPSSGGVVAQPQLRKVKSRVRVRRASISEPSDTDPEPRTLDPSPAGRFVQQHRELELMNSFRDRFGRDWLQYRNHLEASGPAALGTRPPDAPSPEAVRGPPPPEKGSPQEEAEAVRVEPEPQEEEELEEGEEEGGKEEEEEEQSELEESPAVCPNCGSDHVVLLSPGTPSGEQGQGEQSPAPSQSPSPGHSPPGHSAYSTRAGSAPSQAPASRDRHSWSLSPPPERCGLRSVDHRLRLFLDVEVFTDAQEEFQCCLKVPLVLAGHPGEFLCLTVVSDHRLYVLKVTGEIRGPPAGWLQPTLAIPLQDLSSIELGLAGQSLRLEWAAGAGGCVLLPRDARHCRAFLEELTDVLQSLPPTRRSSVSATEEEVTPKHRLWPLLETDPSLEPLRFFYLRAFLVEGPSTCPVSLLLTLSTLYLLDEDPIGSQAEPPLAAASGEASEKAPAPGPGPLVRVREQQPLSSLSSVLLYRGAPDDLRLVFYDEVSRLESFWALHVVCPEQLTALLAWIREPWEELFSIGLRTVTQEALDLDQ; encoded by the exons ATGACTACCGCCCCGCGGGACTCCCTGGTGTGGAAGCTCGCTGGGCTGCTGCGTGAGTACG GGGATGCGGTCCTGTCTGGCCGTAGCACCCTGAGCCTGCTCACTGCCACACTGCAGCAGCTGAACCACGTATTTGAGCTGCACCTGGGGCCATGGGGCCCTGGCCAGACAGGCTTTGTGGCTCTGCCTTCCCACCCCGCCGACTCCCCCGTCATCCTCCAGCTTCAATTCCTCTTCGATGTGCTGCAGAAAACGCTTTCACTCAAG ctggtCCATGTCCCAGGTCTTGGCCTCCCAGGGCCCATCAAAATCTTTCCATTCAAGTCCCTTCGGCAGCTGGAG CTCCGAGGTGTCCCCCTCCACTGCCTCCATGGCCTCCGTGCCATCTATTCCCAGCTGGAGACCCTGATTTGCAGCAGGAGCCTCCAGGCATTAGAG GAGCTCCTTTCAGCCTGCGGTGGTGACCTCTGCTCCGCCCTGCCCTGGCTGGCGCTGCTCTCTGCCGACTTCAGCTACAACACTCTGACTGCCTTAGACAGCTCGCTG CGTCTCTTGTCAGCTCTGCGCTTCTTGAACCTGAGCCACAATCAGGTCCAGGACTGTGAGGGTTTCCTGAGG gacTTGTCTGAGCTCTGCCATCTGGACATCTCCTATAACCATCTGCGTCTGGTGCCGAGAATGGGACCCTCGGGGGCTGCTCTGGGGACCCTGATACTGAGAGGCAATGAGCTCCAGAGCCTGCACG gcctggagCAGCTGCGGAACCTGCGGCACCTGGATGTGGCCTACAACCTGCTGGAACGACACAGGGAGCTGTCGCCGCTGTGGCTGCTGGCTGAGCTCCGCAAG CTCTGCCTGGAGGGGAACCCTTTGTGGTTCCACCCTGAGCACCGAGCGGCCACCGCCCGGTGCTTGTCTCCCCGTGCCAGGGACGCTGCTGCTGGG TTCCTTCTTGATGGGAAGGCCTTGTCACTGACTGATTTTCAG ACCTCCCCATCCTCAGGGCTTGGCCCCatggccccacctctgccctgGCCGGTGGGGAGTACCACGGAAACCTCCGGCGGCCCTGACTTGAGTGACAGCCCCTCGTCGGGGGGCGTTGTGGCCCAGCCCCAGCTTCGTAAGGTTAAG AGCCGAGTCCGTGTGAGGCGGGCGAGTATCTCGGAACCCAGTGATACGGACCCGGAGCCCCGGACTCTGGACCCCTCCCCAGCTG GGCGGTTTGTGCAGCAGCATCGGGAGCTGGAGCTCATGAACAGCTTCCGGGACCGCTTTGGCCGTGACTGGCTGCAGTACAGGAATCACCTGGAGGCCTCCGGGCCCGCTGCCCTCGGCACCCGGCCTCCGGACGCCCCGAGCCCAGAGGCTGTGCGCGGCCCTCCGCCCCCTGAGAAGGGGTCTCCACAGGAGGAGGCAGAGGCGGTCAGGGTGGAGCCGGAGccgcaggaggaggaggagctggaggagggagaggaggagggaggaaaagaggaagaggaggaggagcaaaGCGAGCTGGAGG AATCGCCTGCTGTGTGTCCAAACTGTGGTAGTGATCACGTGGTTCTCCTGTCCCCTGGAACCCCCAGTGGAGAACAGGGACAGGGAGAGCAATCGCCAGCCCCCTCGCAGTCCCCGAGCCCCGGCCACAGCCCTCCTGGCCACAGTGCCTACAGCACCAGGGCCGGCAGTGCCCCATCTCAGGCACCGGCCTCCCGTGACCGCCACAGTTGGAGCCTCAGCCCCC CCCCTGAGCGCTGTGGCCTCCGCTCTGTGGACCACCGACTCCGGCTCTTCCTGGACGTCGAGGTGTTCACCGATGCCCAAGAGGAGTTCCAGTGCTGCCTCAAG GTGCCACTGGTGTTGGCAGGGCACCCTGGGGAGTTTCTGTGTCTCACGGTTGTGTCTGACCACAGGCTGTACGTGTTGAAGGTGACAGGGGAGATCCG CGGGCCTCCGGCTGGCTGGCTGCAGCCGACCCTGGCCATTCCCCTGCAGGATCTGAGTAGCATAGAGCTGGGCCTGGCAGGACAGAGCCTGCGGCTGGAGTGGGCGGCTGGGGCAGGTGGCTGTGTCCTGCTGCCCCGAGATGCCAGGCACTGCCgggccttcctggaggagctTACGg ATGTCTTGCAGTCTCTGCCCCCCACCCGGAGGAGCAGCGTCAGCGCCACGGAGGAGGAGGTGACCCCGAAGCATCGGCTCTG gccgTTGCTAGAGACAGACCCTTCCTTGGAGCCTCTCCGGTTCTTCTATCTTCGGGCATTCCTGGTTGAAG GGCCTTCTACCTGCCCTGTGTCCCTGTTGCTGACTCTGTCCACCCTGTACCTGTTAGATGAGGACCCTATAGGGTCCCAGGCGGAGCCCCCTCTTGCAGCGGCATCGGGCGAAGCCTCTGAGAAGGCCCCAGCCCCCGGGCCAGGCCCTTTGGTGCGTGTCAGGGAGCAGCAGCCGCTCAGCAGCCTGAGCTCCGTGCTGCTGTATCGCGGGGCCCCGGACGACCTGCGGCTGGTCTTCTACGACGAG GTGTCCCGGCTGGAGAGCTTTTGGGCACTCCATGTTGTGTGTCCGGAGCAGCTGACGGCCCTGCTGGCCTGGATCCGGGAGCCCTGGGAGGAGTTGTTTTCCATCGGACTCCGAACTGTGACCCAAGAGGCTCTAGACCTTGACCAGTGA
- the STK11IP gene encoding serine/threonine-protein kinase 11-interacting protein isoform X2 — MTTAPRDSLVWKLAGLLREYGDAVLSGRSTLSLLTATLQQLNHVFELHLGPWGPGQTGFVALPSHPADSPVILQLQFLFDVLQKTLSLKLVHVPGLGLPGPIKIFPFKSLRQLELRGVPLHCLHGLRAIYSQLETLICSRSLQALEELLSACGGDLCSALPWLALLSADFSYNTLTALDSSLRLLSALRFLNLSHNQVQDCEGFLRDLSELCHLDISYNHLRLVPRMGPSGAALGTLILRGNELQSLHGLEQLRNLRHLDVAYNLLERHRELSPLWLLAELRKLCLEGNPLWFHPEHRAATARCLSPRARDAAAGFLLDGKALSLTDFQTSPSSGLGPMAPPLPWPVGSTTETSGGPDLSDSPSSGGVVAQPQLRKVKSRVRVRRASISEPSDTDPEPRTLDPSPAGRFVQQHRELELMNSFRDRFGRDWLQYRNHLEASGPAALGTRPPDAPSPEAVRGPPPPEKGSPQEEAEAVRVEPEPQEEEELEEGEEEGGKEEEEEEQSELEVELCRPMLVCPLEGPGGLRGRECFLWVTAGHLFEVELQAARTLERLELQSLEAAEIEAETQTQSEPVPEGSDPHPGGPVLVLRFSYICPDRQLRRYVVLEPDAQAAVQELLAVLSPAATLGKHQLGEARDPPGGRLQCLRCGHEFKPEEPRSGLDESPAVCPNCGSDHVVLLSPGTPSGEQGQGEQSPAPSQSPSPGHSPPGHSAYSTRAGSAPSQAPASRDRHSWSLSPPPERCGLRSVDHRLRLFLDVEVFTDAQEEFQCCLKVPLVLAGHPGEFLCLTVVSDHRLYVLKVTGEIRGPPAGWLQPTLAIPLQDLSSIELGLAGQSLRLEWAAGAGGCVLLPRDARHCRAFLEELTDVLQSLPPTRRSSVSATEEEVTPKHRLWPLLETDPSLEPLRFFYLRAFLVEGPSTCPVSLLLTLSTLYLLDEDPIGSQAEPPLAAASGEASEKAPAPGPGPLVRVREQQPLSSLSSVLLYRGAPDDLRLVFYDEVSRLESFWALHVVCPEQLTALLAWIREPWEELFSIGLRTVTQEALDLDQ; from the exons ATGACTACCGCCCCGCGGGACTCCCTGGTGTGGAAGCTCGCTGGGCTGCTGCGTGAGTACG GGGATGCGGTCCTGTCTGGCCGTAGCACCCTGAGCCTGCTCACTGCCACACTGCAGCAGCTGAACCACGTATTTGAGCTGCACCTGGGGCCATGGGGCCCTGGCCAGACAGGCTTTGTGGCTCTGCCTTCCCACCCCGCCGACTCCCCCGTCATCCTCCAGCTTCAATTCCTCTTCGATGTGCTGCAGAAAACGCTTTCACTCAAG ctggtCCATGTCCCAGGTCTTGGCCTCCCAGGGCCCATCAAAATCTTTCCATTCAAGTCCCTTCGGCAGCTGGAG CTCCGAGGTGTCCCCCTCCACTGCCTCCATGGCCTCCGTGCCATCTATTCCCAGCTGGAGACCCTGATTTGCAGCAGGAGCCTCCAGGCATTAGAG GAGCTCCTTTCAGCCTGCGGTGGTGACCTCTGCTCCGCCCTGCCCTGGCTGGCGCTGCTCTCTGCCGACTTCAGCTACAACACTCTGACTGCCTTAGACAGCTCGCTG CGTCTCTTGTCAGCTCTGCGCTTCTTGAACCTGAGCCACAATCAGGTCCAGGACTGTGAGGGTTTCCTGAGG gacTTGTCTGAGCTCTGCCATCTGGACATCTCCTATAACCATCTGCGTCTGGTGCCGAGAATGGGACCCTCGGGGGCTGCTCTGGGGACCCTGATACTGAGAGGCAATGAGCTCCAGAGCCTGCACG gcctggagCAGCTGCGGAACCTGCGGCACCTGGATGTGGCCTACAACCTGCTGGAACGACACAGGGAGCTGTCGCCGCTGTGGCTGCTGGCTGAGCTCCGCAAG CTCTGCCTGGAGGGGAACCCTTTGTGGTTCCACCCTGAGCACCGAGCGGCCACCGCCCGGTGCTTGTCTCCCCGTGCCAGGGACGCTGCTGCTGGG TTCCTTCTTGATGGGAAGGCCTTGTCACTGACTGATTTTCAG ACCTCCCCATCCTCAGGGCTTGGCCCCatggccccacctctgccctgGCCGGTGGGGAGTACCACGGAAACCTCCGGCGGCCCTGACTTGAGTGACAGCCCCTCGTCGGGGGGCGTTGTGGCCCAGCCCCAGCTTCGTAAGGTTAAG AGCCGAGTCCGTGTGAGGCGGGCGAGTATCTCGGAACCCAGTGATACGGACCCGGAGCCCCGGACTCTGGACCCCTCCCCAGCTG GGCGGTTTGTGCAGCAGCATCGGGAGCTGGAGCTCATGAACAGCTTCCGGGACCGCTTTGGCCGTGACTGGCTGCAGTACAGGAATCACCTGGAGGCCTCCGGGCCCGCTGCCCTCGGCACCCGGCCTCCGGACGCCCCGAGCCCAGAGGCTGTGCGCGGCCCTCCGCCCCCTGAGAAGGGGTCTCCACAGGAGGAGGCAGAGGCGGTCAGGGTGGAGCCGGAGccgcaggaggaggaggagctggaggagggagaggaggagggaggaaaagaggaagaggaggaggagcaaaGCGAGCTGGAGG TGGAGCTCTGCCGCCCCATGTTGGTGTGTCCCCTggaggggcctgggggcctgCGGGGCAGGGAATGCTTTCTCTGGGTCACTGCTGGCCACCTGTTTGAGGTGGAGCTCCAAGCAGCTCGAACCCTGGAACGGCTTGAGCTCCAGAGTCTGGAGGCAGCTGAGATAGAGGCTGAGACCCAGACCCAGAGCGAGCCGGTGCCCGAG GGCTCAGATCCACACCCTGGGGGCCCCGTCCTCGTTCTCCGCTTCTCCTACATCTGCCCCGACCGGCAGTTGCGTCGCTATGTGGTGCTGGAGCCAGATGCCCAGGCGGCTGTCCAG GAGCTGCTGGCTGTGTTGAGCCCAGCAGCCACCTTGGGGAAGCATCAGCTTGGGGAGGCGAGGGACCCACCCGGCGGCAGACTCCAGTGTCTGCGCTGTGGCCATGAGTTCAAGCCAGAGGAGCCCAGGTCAGGACTGGACG AATCGCCTGCTGTGTGTCCAAACTGTGGTAGTGATCACGTGGTTCTCCTGTCCCCTGGAACCCCCAGTGGAGAACAGGGACAGGGAGAGCAATCGCCAGCCCCCTCGCAGTCCCCGAGCCCCGGCCACAGCCCTCCTGGCCACAGTGCCTACAGCACCAGGGCCGGCAGTGCCCCATCTCAGGCACCGGCCTCCCGTGACCGCCACAGTTGGAGCCTCAGCCCCC CCCCTGAGCGCTGTGGCCTCCGCTCTGTGGACCACCGACTCCGGCTCTTCCTGGACGTCGAGGTGTTCACCGATGCCCAAGAGGAGTTCCAGTGCTGCCTCAAG GTGCCACTGGTGTTGGCAGGGCACCCTGGGGAGTTTCTGTGTCTCACGGTTGTGTCTGACCACAGGCTGTACGTGTTGAAGGTGACAGGGGAGATCCG CGGGCCTCCGGCTGGCTGGCTGCAGCCGACCCTGGCCATTCCCCTGCAGGATCTGAGTAGCATAGAGCTGGGCCTGGCAGGACAGAGCCTGCGGCTGGAGTGGGCGGCTGGGGCAGGTGGCTGTGTCCTGCTGCCCCGAGATGCCAGGCACTGCCgggccttcctggaggagctTACGg ATGTCTTGCAGTCTCTGCCCCCCACCCGGAGGAGCAGCGTCAGCGCCACGGAGGAGGAGGTGACCCCGAAGCATCGGCTCTG gccgTTGCTAGAGACAGACCCTTCCTTGGAGCCTCTCCGGTTCTTCTATCTTCGGGCATTCCTGGTTGAAG GGCCTTCTACCTGCCCTGTGTCCCTGTTGCTGACTCTGTCCACCCTGTACCTGTTAGATGAGGACCCTATAGGGTCCCAGGCGGAGCCCCCTCTTGCAGCGGCATCGGGCGAAGCCTCTGAGAAGGCCCCAGCCCCCGGGCCAGGCCCTTTGGTGCGTGTCAGGGAGCAGCAGCCGCTCAGCAGCCTGAGCTCCGTGCTGCTGTATCGCGGGGCCCCGGACGACCTGCGGCTGGTCTTCTACGACGAG GTGTCCCGGCTGGAGAGCTTTTGGGCACTCCATGTTGTGTGTCCGGAGCAGCTGACGGCCCTGCTGGCCTGGATCCGGGAGCCCTGGGAGGAGTTGTTTTCCATCGGACTCCGAACTGTGACCCAAGAGGCTCTAGACCTTGACCAGTGA